Below is a genomic region from Phragmites australis chromosome 20, lpPhrAust1.1, whole genome shotgun sequence.
cactacaaggcctttacaaaatgcctccaaatccatatgcacccactaagattttactgctaacagggattccatcaaTTGCATAGGCCTCCTCTTGtaccactcaaccgtccattggtgcgtacagaataagaagtacatctaattaattagccagaCTGTActcatataagcctcgtggttgcgaTATTATGCCGGGTTACAGGCTTcataaaccggtccttaggatctacaGCAGATACTTGCATATCACCTAATACGCATACAACAGCCATACCAATCAAACCAACCTGCCTAGATATATATGATCaaagttgctacaaaaattacccgaaccagttcatgttgcatagaacaTTATTCAGATTAATATTTATCCCACCTGACTTAAcagcacaactaagcatttctacccttaACACTCAAACTATGACACATGCGACAAGGACAATAGGAAAAGTACTAGTAAATCCTAAGTATGAGATttatattgacaagcatgcatctataaaaaaaaataaaagctatAATTTCCTACAATGAGATCAAAGTGAGTAAGGACACTTGCTTTCAACCGCGGGTTGTTCAAACTCCTCGAATGTCTGGTCCTGCAGGTTCACACACTGCTCATCTCCTATAGCAATCGCGCatatcaaaaataaacaaatacaaatatctaagaacagtacacaaaacaGTAGCAATGCACTATAAAAAGATTACTAACGGATAGTACTCGCTGCTACGATCGTGGGAGCgcaaaaatcgtctaaatcagagctcgtatgaaaaagttatgagggttttAAACTATatgggcttttctgaaaaaagtacaagggctaaattgtaaaaatagaaaattatagGAACTTATTTgtaaagtttagggacctatttataattatacaaaagtttaggggctaaaagtaaaataatagtactaaccATGGGCATAATTGTGAAAACAGACAAGTTTGGGGCCTATATGTAAATTTAcctaattttagagaataaaggaattatttttgtattaaaAATCCTAATTACTGTGTTAGCATGCTGACTGGGCTAAAAAGGGTGACGTGGTCGCGCCACGTGGGACAAAGGTGCATGCGTGGcaaggctgactgggattagGGCATTTAAATCTATGGTGCACGATCTAGATTGGACAGCTGAGATTTAAAACGTGAAGGGGTATCAGGGCTTCTAATATCGACCGCATGCAATACATCGGACAACCAACGACAAAAGGGGGAAAACGGGCGGCCGGCGGCGCTGCCTCGGACATCGCCGGAAAACGGCAAAAACATCGTCATCGGGCACGATTCACGACGGCGAGCGGCTGGGGAGAAAGAGGAGCGAACGACAAACCCGTTTTGGCGCATACCTTTGGCGGCGGGGCACGGGAGGGTGGTTGACGGCGGTGAAGGCGATGGTGGCGCTCGAGTTGACGTCGGGGAGGCGCTCCGATGGTTGAGAGGCGGCAGGAAGGGGTTGACGGCCTTGCTCTCGAGCTTGCGAAGCTGATGAACTAGTCGGCGAGGGCGGAGCGGCACCAGAGCGGCGGTGACGCAAGCTCGGGGGGTATGCGGCAATGGAGCTTGGCGGCGGCAGCTAGGGCTGCGGAAACAGATGAAAAGGAGGAGAGACGCACACATATATAGAGGAGGGGGATGGATAAGCACGTGGAAGACGGATTCGGTTGATGTTCGGTTGGGATTCGGgctcgaggaggcggcggcgcaagcTCAATCCGGACTCAGTCGACGCGGTGCGGGCGGAGACGACGATGCTGACAAGTGGGCCCGGCGAAACGACATCACAACAACCTTTTCTTTCTACATGGAGACTTGATGCCTTCGCAATCAGATGGCATCTGTAGGTGTAACATGTAAATTAGAGCAGAGTATGGTTACAGAAGGATTAAggctctttttattttttattctaattatgaATTCTAACTATAAAAACAAAAAGTAAATAGTTACAATATAAAAACTAATTCTCATGATTCACATACCAAGTTATACTTACAAAATTCCACAATCCATATTTTGATAAAACAAGAGATTCCATTAATTCTACAAAACTGAATTGTATTTTTACAatataaaactaaaacaaacttATTATAATTCAGGCAAAATGGGCTTTGAATTTGATCCCGGTGTTGGCACAGAACTCAGCAAGTAGCCCTGAGCCAGTGACTAACGGCAAAACCGTTCGAACAACCCCAAGAAGCAGAGCAGGAAAGCACTAGCCTAGGAATTTACCACAGATGACAGATTCACTCAACTGTGGTTGCATAGCAATCCAATTTAGGAGGTTTTATGAAAATATGTTGGGTCGCGACTATAGAGGGTTTTATGCAAAATGTTGGATCGCGATTATAATCACGATCCGTTTCAGGGGTTTTCTGCAAAGAGTGAACAAGTGTTGACCAGAGTCAACCGCCATGCGGGCAACCTGCTGACGTGAACccgggcgcctcctcctcctcctcctcctccatgtccAGCTCCTCACCGACGGAGAGAAGCGCCCAGTAGAACCGGCCGACGACGTTGGAGAGCGCGGGCTCCACGACGGACCGATGTTGACCCTCACGCGTGCAGATCCTCCGCCCCGGCCCCAGAAGTAGTCCAGCGCGCCAGCCGGCCAGTGCAGCCGCAGCGTCTCCTTCATCGCGGCTCTCACGTACTCCAAGGACGGGAGTGCCCATAAATCCCAGTCCATGGCCGCCGCTTAGGAACACCGGCTACGTGAGATCCTAATTTTCAGGGAGCACAAGCGCTCAAAAAATCCCAGAAAAATACATGGAGACGGGGCATGTAGTCTCTAAGAATCATACAAAATTTCTGAGCCAGGTACGATCTCTAcagggagaaagaaaaagaagaaatgtCTGCTTGGGGTGGTCAGCAGATGAAATAACGACCACCACCGTCACCTGGAAAACCCAACTTGACCGCGGCACAGGTGTGCGACATCCCCAAAAAAATTGTGAAAGATGGGGAATGCAGTGACACAGCATCACACAAAAATTTCAGAATCTGATTTGAtctctggagagagagagacaaaaaAGAGAGATTTTTGCTTCGCTCCACCCCATCGCCGCCGTGGCGGGCACCCCAAGCACGATCCGCCGCGGCACGTCCTTGTAGAAGCCGCCAGGGACCACATCCTGGTACACGCACGGCGCCGTTCGTGCAATCGCGCTTGACCGTTCGAAGCTCGAACCAGTTCCTCCACCTCCCTCGCGGCGGTAGGCCTGCACCTTCGCCGGGCATCGGAGACGGCCGATGCATGTTGATCTTGCGCGCGTGGCGCCAGCACGCGGGGCCGGGGCCATCCGGCGGGAAGACGATGCCAGTGCAGCCGGACAGGAGAGACGCGCGGCTGGCGACGGCGCGGAGCGGCTCCCTGTTTCCGCGATTCGAGCCCCAGCCCCTCCTCGCTCGCCCCAGCGCCGTGCTTCGAGAGGACGCGAGCCGCGAGGCACGCGGGCGCGCAGCAGGAGGCCGGTGAGGCAGTCCGCCGCGTCCTCGCTCGCCTCGGCGTACAGGCGTCCAGCACGCGCCGCGAACTCTTCGTCCCACCAACCACCACAAGCGTGTAAGCAACGCCTCCCTTGATCTCTCTTCTGCTATTCATTCTCTGCAACATTCCATCTCAACTGTTGTACTTATGCTGTGGTCATCGCGCAGTTGGATGCAAAACGAGACAGGCCGGGTCAAACACAAGCACGGCAAAAAAAGGCAAGGCCCAAGTGCACGCCATGGTGTCCGTGGCCCGAGTGGCTGCCGCAGTTGCCGCCGTTTCTGCAGCCACGGCCACGACTCCAAGACGGCCGCAGCCATGGCGTCAGCCGCTGAGCTGCTAGCTTCACACTGCGCTGAGATAGCGCAGCTCGCAGGGGCAGGTCATGACCGGGTGTCCGATCTGCGCGCGGTTGATGCCACCAGCCCTGGTGATCTCATGACACTCACAGCAGCAGCGACAGGTGAGAAATCCAGCAATACTGCTATCACAATGCTGAGATCCATTCCATATGCTGTTTACACAAGAAACGAGTATCAGTATACGTTAACAAGAGGTCACAGGTAGGGCAACTTCATTCTGCATGGTAGTAAATTTTGGTTAATACTTTCATATTGTACTACACTGTCATATATTAATAACAAGTCTGAATAATTTCAGGTcatactcaagttgaagagcAAACTCGTTGGAGGTGCACTCTCAAAAAACAACAAAAGTAGTTTCCAATGTTTAACAAACGAGCGATTTAATTTATATCTCAGCTGTTTGTACCAAAAGATGTTTTATGAATCTCAATACTGACCTGATGCTTGAAAACGGTTGCAGGTGTGGTTTATGGTGTCTACAGTGAGCTCCCAACATGGACTGAGCCAGAGAGAGGTTCACCAGAGAAGACATGCTGCTTTGGCTTGAGTACAGCACAAGGCCTGATTAAATTCGAGTGTGACAGCAgcacaaataaataaatttg
It encodes:
- the LOC133901646 gene encoding uncharacterized protein LOC133901646; translated protein: MLWSSRSWMQNETGRVKHKHGKKRQGPSARHGVRGPSGCRSCRRFCSHGHDSKTAAAMASAAELLASHCAEIAQLAGAGHDRVSDLRAVDATSPGDLMTLTAAATGHTQVEEQTRWRCTLKKQQKCGLWCLQ